The Phoenix dactylifera cultivar Barhee BC4 chromosome 9, palm_55x_up_171113_PBpolish2nd_filt_p, whole genome shotgun sequence genome window below encodes:
- the LOC103711513 gene encoding post-GPI attachment to proteins factor 3-like: MEACRCLALLLALGCLFEALDASPGDFDPLYRTCVEQCEKTGIIEDSSIQHCQFPYNDIPVDSPWYMQEPLYLQWKQLNCESDCQYNCMMQRENERGKLGLNPVKYHGKWPFRRVFVFQEPLSAVLSALNLLMHFTGWLSFFLLVNYKLPLRPQSKRTYYEYTGLWHIYAVLSMNTWFWSAIFHTRGFDLTEKLDYSSAVASLGFSFILCLLRTFNVKDEASRVMLAAPILAFVTTHILYLNFYQLDYGWNMKVCVTMGVTTLLVWAIWAGITYHPSRIKLWVNVFGVALALLLEIYDFPPYMGYADAHAVWHAATIPLTYLWWSFIKDDAVFRTSVLIKKVK, from the exons AACTTGTGTCGAGCAATGTGAAAAGACTGGAATCATTGAGGACAGCTCGATCCAGCATTGCCAGTTCCCATACAATGACATACCTGTTGACAGTCCATGGTATATGCAAGAACCACTTTACCTGCAGTGGAAACAATTGAATTGCGAGAGTGACTGTCAGTACAATTGTATGATGCAAAGAGAGAATGAAAGGGGAAAACTTGGTCTCAATCCTGTCAAATATCATGGGAAATGGCCCTTCAGACGTGTCTTTGTGTTTCAG GAGCCTCTTTCTGCTGTCCTCTCTGCACTCAATCTGTTAATGCATTTCACTGGCTGGCTGTCATTTTTCCTCCTAGTAAATTATAAGTTGCCTCTTAGGCCTCAGAGTAAGAGGACATACTATGAATATACTGGTCTATGGCATATTTATGCAGTCCTATCCATGAATACCTGGTTCTGGAGTGCTATATTCCACACTCG AGGTTTTGACTTGACAGAGAAGTTGGATTATTCATCAGCTGTGGCTTCACTTGGTTTTTCCTTCATTCTCTGTTTACTAAGGACCTTTAATGTGAAGGATGAGGCTTCCAGGGTCATGCTTGCAGCCCCAATTTTGGCCTTTGTGACAACACATATCTTGTACCTCAACTTCTATCAACTTGATTATG GTTGGAACATGAAAGTCTGTGTCACGATGGGTGTCACTACACTTCTGGTTTGGGCGATCTGGGCTGGTATAACTTATCATCCTTCACGCATCAAGCTGTGGGTAAATGTATTTGGTGTTGCTCTTGCTTTGCTTTTGGAGATCTATGATTTCCCTCCTTACATGGGATATGCTGATGCCCATGCTGTGTGGCATGCCGCCACCATTCCGCTCACATATCTCTGGTGGAGCTTTATCAAGGATGATGCAGTGTTCCGGACCTCGGTTCTCATTAAGAAGGTGAAGTAA
- the LOC103711067 gene encoding U11/U12 small nuclear ribonucleoprotein 59 kDa protein: MIPAPRSSAPPQFLAWQPLQSAASSFWQPEHVHEQLRKLKETIDLMKAVQKELEEIHRIRSSSQDNADRDNFSSFDHLSERKILQSSNDTIARDAFQHVENDILLQFSETVKAKMISLNAQETFAMEAASSIFSTLKNQLTPFSVITNQASSWEERLVAVKLAQKLQKSRRNQRWKKRKRKRVAELIRKEREGYEKADQEADEWRMREIANDIARRKAEKLKEIAKLKANEEKRRLESELELVLIVEKLQELRSIRIQKLKKQGHFLPEEDDKFLERVQAAVEEEERQAAAAADTNAAKDAIATAEESRKAIHSANSEANDVNHNKGVVVVNEDQLGGIEGERSSDLNANLKSEQQKVEGQNCGGGYDFVANLPFEFYHYYHGSSNDMGTLIEVRKMWDAYIRPGGSRIPGHWVQPPQPSDEVWASYLVHSKQ, translated from the exons ATGATTCCAGCACCACGATCGTCTGCACCACCTCAATTTCTAGCATGGCAACCTCTTCAGTCTGCTGCAAGTTCTTTCTGGCAACCAGAACATGTGCATGAGCAGCtaagaaagttaaaagaaactaTTGATCTGATGAAAGCAGT GCAGAAAGAACTGGAGGAAATTCATCGTATTAGAAGTTCCAGTCAAGATAATGCTGATAGAGATAACTTCTCATCCTTTGATCACCTATCAGAAAGAAAAATCTTGCAGTCTTCAAATGACACCATTGctagagacgcctttcagcatGTCGAGAATGACATTCTTCTGCAGTTCTCTGAGACAGTTAAAGCAAAGATGATCAGTTTAAATGCTCAAGAGACTTTTGCAATGGAAGCTGCAAGCTCTATATTTTCTACTCTTAAAAATCAACTTACACCTTTCAGTGTAATCACAAATCAAGCGAGTTCATGGGAAGAAAGGTTGGTGGCAGTAAAGTTAGCTCAGAAGCTGCAAAAGTCTAGGAGGAACCAAcgttggaagaaaagaaagagaaaacgtGTTGCAGAACTAATACGTAAG GAGCGTGAAGGTTATGAAAAAGCTGATCAGGAAGCTGATGAATGGAGGATGAGGGAGATTGCCAATGACATTGCAAGGCGCAAG GCAGAAAAATTGAAGGAAATCGCAAAACTCAAAGCTAACGAGGAGAAAAGAAGGCTAGAATCTGAG CTTGAGCTTGTATTAATTGTGGAGAAGTTGCAAGAGCTTCGGTCCATCAGAATTCAAAAATTGAAGAAACAAG GTCATTTTCTCCCAGAAGAGGATGATAAATTTCTTGAGCGAGTGCAAGCTGCTGTTGAAGAAGAGGAGCGCCAAGCTGCAGCTGCTGCTGACACAAATGCTGCTAAGGATGCTATTGCAACAGCGGAGGAATCTAGAAAAGCTATCCACAGTGCAAACAGTGAAGCAAATGATGTAAATCATAATAAAGGTGTGGTGGTAGTGAACGAAGACCAGTTAGGTGGAATTGAAGGTGAAAGAAGTTCAGATCTAAATGCAAACCTGAAATCTGAACAACAAAAAGTTGAAGGTCAAAATTGTGGTGGAGGCTATGATTTCGTTGCCAATTTACCATTTGAGTTCTACCACTATTATCATGGAAGCAGCAATGATATGGGAACACTAATTGAG